The following is a genomic window from Nicotiana tabacum cultivar K326 chromosome 3, ASM71507v2, whole genome shotgun sequence.
CTCAAAGTTTTAGTTGTCAGGCTGTTAATAACACTTTCCGAGTTCTCTGATATTGTGTGGATAAGATTATAACATATGTCTGTAACTTGTCAAAAGAAGATTATAACATATGCCAGAGGGTGTTCTTTAAATCTTTTGTTGGTCATGCTagattctttttttcttttcttttttgatgatCTAGAAAACCGTATGAGGCCAATCCTTAAGACCAACCGCAGCCTTTGAAACTTGAGGATAATGGTCCCATTCCTCtatccttctccacttaaatatcaTACTTAGCTCGCATGGAACAAGGTCCCTCAACCTTTGGCACTTGAAATAAGCCCTGGGGGCTGGTCATACTGGATTCTCTTGGTGATCTTCTCTCTTTGAAATAACATTCTCAGTTTAGTAATAGACCTTGACATCTCTTGAAATACGTTCATGTTGCAACGTGCTGAATTTCCTCTAGCCTTTTATCTGTGGACCAATTTTACTTCTTCAAGAATGACCAAGAATACAAATTATTTATAGATACGAAGAAAGAATATATGACAATTGAATTGAAGGCAGAAGCTGTAGAGACAAGTGGAATTTGTTGAAAAATTATTTGTGAACAGACCATTGTGGCCAAATATTTTGGAAACACTGTGTGATAATCAGATTTACACTCCATAAacgtcacacacacacacataagaAAATTTACCTTAAAAGTCTAAAGCAAGATAACTCCATTAATGTCATATAGTCAGCACTCTGACCctaaagtatttgatatttttcatCATTCTGAATTTTTGCAATCAACTTTCTTCTGGTGATTACTTGCGGTTTATCTTATTTTCTATTTGTGTGAATTTTCTACCTTTTTTGGTTGGTAATGCTATCAGTCATTTAAGACAGATCTTCAATCAGCTATTCTCAATGCTTAAATATTTTGAGTCTACTATATGAATCATCTTTATCAATCCCACTCCATTTAGCCCATATTATTCCAATACTCATTCAAGATAGATGTTCGAAAAAATTAAACTGCCAGCTCTATCTCCTGAGTTCAGCATTTTATAGTAGTTATCTGAGCTTATACTGCTCTTTTCTCTTCTGCTTGTGGTTTCCTTGCCAATAGCAATGGTTGATGGTGCGATCATAATAGTATAAGATATAGGTACAGTTTACTTCTTCTGAAGATATCTCATCCAGCATTATCTTGGGGTTGGCTAGAGGGGCTCATCGAGTTGTGGGGCTAGGATGGGATTCTTTTGAGGTTAAAGGGCGATATAGATAACTTTTAAGTCCATTTGATACTTATGAATTGATACCAAAAATCTCATTTTAGTATAAGAAGGTTATATTATACACTTTGAGAGAAACTTAAAGGCTTTACTCTAGTCCAAAAGCTGAAGATATCAAGAGTATATTTTACCAATTAAGAGGAGTTAGTGATGCGAAATGAAATTGGATGGTGTAAAATGTATTATTCTATAAGATTCGAAAAAGCTTGATATTGCAAAATAAAGAGATTTTGTAGCTCGGTATCTTCTTTTGATTTCGTATATGCAATGTGAATTTTAGTGTCTGCAATGTGTTTACCTAGCTTGAAAATTACTCAATAGACAGCGGTGTCTAGTTACTTGAACTAGTGTGTTCTTGATACCTAATGTAATTGGCGATTGGCGAAAGGTGATTAAAATATTACGTGGCTCCAAACCCTAAGCAAGATTGCATTATTTGTTCTGTTTTCCCTTTTTCATCTCTAACTTGTTGTATTAACTATTAAGATGATTATGATTTAGGATCCCTGAGTGCTGACTGCCATTCAATAATTGTTCACAGATGCTGTGGAATAAAGTTGTATGATAAAATGGAAGCTAGCATCAGTGGGAGCTCTTCTCCAACCCATCCAAAATGGAGAAAAGTTGTTTATGGTGGGATGCAACCTGGCTTTGGTGACAATCACACGGATGAGTCCTTCTTGGAGGAAATGATCATGAATGCTAATGTTGTCAAAAGAGACTTATTGAAAGTGGTGCTCGACGCAGTTTCAATCTCACAATATCTTTGCATTGTTGCCCTTGTGGTTTTAGTTTGGACCTACACCCTCAGAAATACCTTGAATGAAAAATATCTCTTACTCTTGAATGTCAGCCTTCTTGGTTCGGGTTTCTTTATTCTGCTCTTAACTGCGGACATGATACCCTTTAATCTCCTCCTCAATTATCTCCTAAAATATACCTTTTTCATAACTGCCTTATATATGTTGTCTCCTATCTACCATACACTTACAAGGTCCATAAGCTCGAATTCCATATGGGCGCTAACAGCTTCCCTTCTCATACTCCATCTCTTTCTGCACAATTACTCAGGGTCCACCGTAAAGGCTCCTGGAGCTTTAGAAAATCCAACCCTGACAAGCAATATATCTCTGAATGCGTCAATCGTGGCTTCACTTTTGATTTCTTCTCGCCTTCCATCGAGGCTTCATGTCTTTGCTATTGTGCTATTCTCCTTGCAAGTTTTCCTTTTTGCTCCTTTAGT
Proteins encoded in this region:
- the LOC107780757 gene encoding phosphatidylinositol N-acetylglucosaminyltransferase subunit C-like, which produces MEASISGSSSPTHPKWRKVVYGGMQPGFGDNHTDESFLEEMIMNANVVKRDLLKVVLDAVSISQYLCIVALVVLVWTYTLRNTLNEKYLLLLNVSLLGSGFFILLLTADMIPFNLLLNYLLKYTFFITALYMLSPIYHTLTRSISSNSIWALTASLLILHLFLHNYSGSTVKAPGALENPTLTSNISLNASIVASLLISSRLPSRLHVFAIVLFSLQVFLFAPLVTYCVKKRSFKLHICFSLQLLVLTLIFAYQLHKLLFILLLGIFVFVNLVCPYWLIRIQEYKFEINGPWDEAKLCFNITE